In Oncorhynchus clarkii lewisi isolate Uvic-CL-2024 chromosome 2, UVic_Ocla_1.0, whole genome shotgun sequence, one DNA window encodes the following:
- the LOC139381306 gene encoding NADPH oxidase 5, whose protein sequence is MSLDEDARWLEWVTKQFESIAGEDKEIDLEEFKTALKVKESFFAERFFALFDSDGSKTISLDELLEALDLLIHGSETDKLRFLFQVYDVDGSGSIDPDELRTVLKSCLRESAISLPEEKLDDLTLALFESADKDNSGSITFEELKAELENFPEVMENLTISAANWLKPPGLEQKKGRHTPRYLTPAYWHNNSRKLLFLCAYTCLNLLLFITAMLKNAEGGFWYMVAKGCGQCLNFNCTFVMVLMLRRCLTWLRATWVVRVLPLDQNILLHQMVGYAIVTFSTVHTTAHFMNFVHLSQNSSYSLWEHLFTTRPGIGWVQGSASLTGMVLQIMICLMVVCSSTFVRRSGHFEVFYWSHLSYVWVWALLVVHCANFWKWFVVPGVIFLLEKLVGVAVSHMGGLYIVEVNLLPSKVTHLVIKRPQFFHFKPGDYVYINIPDIAKYEWHPFTISSAPEQPDTLWLHIRSMGQWTNRLYEYFRQPDSQVVSTKRLSASLKDRRHQRRAQEELFKCANCNGTVASNEDDAIELTLYRQNGCRPGPGPCPGPGPQGPNPDQQNQAERGEGPQLRETTAKLSENHRFCNVKCFVDGPYGTPTRQIFASEHAVLIGAGIGITPFASILQSIMYHYRMRKQNCPNCSYSWCENIKDSEMKLRKVDFIWINRDQKSFEWFVSLLTKLEMDQADEEPEGRFLEMHMYMTSALSKNDMKAIGLQMALDLLAKKEKRDSITGLRTRTQPGRPEWGKVFQKVAEEKKGKVHVFYCGAPALAKLIKAQCEHFGFNFYKENF, encoded by the exons ATGAGTCTGGATGAGGATGCACGGTGGCTGGAGTGGGTCACCAAGCAGTTTGAGAGCATCGCGGGTGAAGACAAAGAAATTGACCTGGAGGAGTTCAAAACGGCCCTCAAGGTCAAGGAG tCTTTCTTTGCGGAGCGGTTCTTTGCGCTGTTTGACTCTGACGGTAGCAAAACCATCAGTCTGGATGAgctgctggaggctctggacctgCTGATCCATGGCAGCGAGACGGACAAGCTGCGCTTCCTCTTCCAGGTCTATGACGTCGATG GCAGTGGCTCGATTGACCCAGACGAGCTGCGCACGGTGCTCAAGTCGTGCCTGCGCGAGAGCGCCATCTCCCTGCCAGAGGAGAAGCTGGACGACCTGACCCTGGCTCTGTTCGAGTCGGCTGACAAGGACAACAGCGGCTCCATCACCTTCGAGGAGCTCAAGGCCGAGCTGGAGAACTTCCCTGAGGTTATGGAGAACCTCACCATCAG CGCTGCCAACTGGCTGAAGCCTCCCGGCCTGGAGCAGAAGAAGGGGCGGCATACCCCGCGCTACCTGACTCCAGCGTACTGGCACAACAACAGCCGGAAGCTCCTCTTTCTGTGCGCCTACACTTGCCTCAACCTGCTGCTGTTCATCACCGCCATGCTGAAGAACGCAGAGGGGGGATTCTGGTACATGGTGGCCAAGGGCTGCGGCCAGTGCCTCAACTTTAACTGTACCTTTGTCATG GTGCTAATGCTGCGGCGCTGTTTGACCTGGCTGCGGGCCACTTGGGTGGTGAGGGTGTTGCCCCTGGACCAGAACATCCTGCTGCATCAGATGGTGGGCTACGCCATTGTCACCTTCTCCACCGTGCACACCACTGCCCACTTCATGAACTTTG TACACCTATCTCAGAACAGCAGCTACAGCCTGTGGGAGCACCTTTTCACTACTCGGCCAGGGATTGGCTGGGTGCAGGGCTCTGCATCCCTTACCGGCATGGTGCTACAGATCATGATCTGTCTAATGGTGGTCTGTTCCAGCACCTTTGTCCGCCGCAGCGGACATTTTGAG GTGTTCTACTGGTCCCATCTGTCCTATGTGTGGGTGTGGGCTTTGCTGGTGGTGCACTGTGCCAACTTCTGGAAGTGGTTTGTGGTGCCTGGTGTGATCTTCCTGCTGGAGAAACTAGTGGGCGTTGCTGTTTCTCACATGGGAGGCCTCTACATCGTGGAGGTCAACCTGCTGCCATCTAAG GTGACCCATCTGGTAATCAAGCGGCCCCAGTTTTTCCACTTCAAACCAGGGGACTATGTTTACATCAACATTCCAGACATCGCAAAGTATGAGTGGCATCCTTTCACCATCAGCAGTGCCCCAGAGCAGCcag ATACTCTGTGGTTGCATATCCGCTCCATGGGCCAGTGGACCAATCGTCTGTATGAGTACTTcaggcagccagacagccaggTGGTCAGCACCAAGAGACTGAGCGCCAGCCTGAAGGACAGACGGCACCAGAGGAGGGCCCAG GAGGAGCTGTTTAAATGTGCGAACTGCAACGGGACGGTGGCCTCCAACGAGGACGATGCCATCGAGCTAACCCTGTATCGACAAAACGGGTGTAGACCAGGGCCAGGACCATGCCCAGGACCAGGGCCACAGGGGCCCAACCCAGACCAGCAGAAccaagcagagagaggagaaggccCCCAACTCAGAGAG ACCACAGCCAAGCTTAGTGAAAACCACAGGTTCTGCAACGTCAAA tgcttCGTGGatgggccctatgggactccgacGAGACAGATCTTTGCCTCTGAACACGCGGTGTTAATCGGTGCCGGTATTGGGATCACGCCTTTCGCCTCCATCTTACAGAGCATCATGTACCA CTATCGCATGAGGAAACAGAACTGTCCCAACTGCAGCTACTCGTGGTGTGAGAACATCAAGGACAGTGAGATGAAACTGAGGAAG GTTGACTTTATCTGGATCAACAGAGACCAGAAATCATTTGAGTGGTTTGTGAGCCTCCTGACCAAACTGGAGATGGATCAGGCTGACGAAGAGCCAGAGG GCCGCTTCTTGGAGATGCACATGTACATGACCTCTGCCCTCAGCAAGAATGACATGAAGGCCATCGGCCTGCAGATGGCACTAGACCTCCTGGCCAAGAAGGAAAAGAGGGATTCCATCACTGGCCTTCGCACCCGCACACAGCCAGGGAGGCCAGAGTGGGGGAAG GTGTTCCAGAAAGTggcagaggagaagaaagggaagGTTCATGTGTTCTACTGTGGAGCCCCTGCACTGGCTAAACTCATCAAGGCCCAGTGTGAGCACTTTGGATTCAACTTCTACAAGGAGAACTTTTGA
- the LOC139377430 gene encoding NADPH oxidase 5-like: protein MGKTIDLSDFERELCDKQKTSSRFLEMHMYMTSALSKNDMKAIGLQMALDLLAKKEKRDSITGLRTRTQPGRPEWGKVFQKVAEEKKGKVHVFYCGAPALAKLIKAQCEHFGFNFYKENF from the exons atgggcaaaacgattgacctaagcgactttgagcgtg aattgtgcgacaaacaaaaaacatcca GCCGCTTCTTGGAGATGCACATGTACATGACCTCTGCCCTCAGCAAGAATGACATGAAGGCCATCGGCCTGCAGATGGCACTAGACCTCCTGGCCAAGAAGGAAAAGAGGGATTCCATCACTGGCCTTCGCACCCGCACACAGCCAGGGAGGCCAGAGTGGGGGAAG GTGTTCCAGAAAGTggcagaggagaagaaagggaagGTTCATGTGTTCTACTGTGGAGCCCCTGCACTGGCTAAACTCATCAAGGCCCAGTGTGAGCACTTTGGATTCAACTTCTACAAGGAGAACTTTTGA